A single window of Synechococcus sp. CBW1004 DNA harbors:
- a CDS encoding DUF6880 family protein gives MAPKRTLNARNLEALGAAVLAELLIEVSAGHAVIQRRLRLALAAAGGAAEAAREVRKRLAAIARSTTFIDSARRKALLADLEAQQQAITGPIAAADPALAVELQVRLLELSEGVLDRCSDSTGAVIGLFQRGVDTLASLAAAANTPTGTLVEHAADLLQEHGYGQFEGLIPALAPVLGEAGLRQLEEALLERGGIDRFTMEQLARGRGDLEGYLELFEPSQLTWPATAAEVAGHLLQAGRAEQALTVLDHAAGATQIMEAEVWHATRIAVLEALGRSDDAQAHRWLVFGRTLSIPLLRDYLRRLDDFADVEAEERALAVAEAHPLRLAALQFLVFWPSLPRAARFVIEHWEVWDGDAFEIYEPAAERLSAEHPVAASLLLRAMVVFALSMGRSKRYRYAAEHLRQCERLAACIDDWQGVEPHSSFAGRLREAFGQKWSFWQLLER, from the coding sequence ATGGCCCCCAAGCGCACCCTCAATGCCAGGAACCTGGAGGCGCTGGGGGCGGCGGTCCTGGCGGAGCTGTTGATTGAGGTGAGCGCCGGCCATGCCGTGATCCAGCGGCGTCTGCGCCTGGCGCTTGCCGCAGCCGGCGGCGCCGCGGAGGCGGCCCGGGAGGTGCGCAAGCGATTGGCAGCGATCGCCCGGTCCACCACCTTCATCGATTCGGCCAGGCGCAAGGCGCTGCTGGCGGATCTGGAGGCCCAGCAGCAGGCGATCACAGGGCCGATCGCCGCCGCCGATCCGGCGCTGGCGGTGGAGCTGCAGGTGCGCCTGCTGGAGCTGAGCGAGGGGGTGCTGGACCGGTGCTCCGATTCCACCGGGGCGGTGATCGGCCTGTTCCAGCGGGGGGTGGACACCCTGGCCAGCCTGGCCGCCGCAGCGAACACCCCCACAGGCACCCTGGTGGAGCACGCGGCGGATCTGCTGCAGGAGCACGGCTACGGCCAGTTCGAGGGCCTGATCCCGGCGCTGGCGCCGGTGCTGGGGGAGGCAGGCCTGCGGCAGCTGGAGGAGGCCCTGCTGGAGCGCGGCGGCATCGATCGCTTCACGATGGAGCAGCTCGCCCGCGGCCGGGGCGATCTGGAGGGCTATCTGGAGCTGTTCGAGCCCTCCCAGCTCACCTGGCCCGCCACCGCCGCCGAGGTGGCGGGCCATCTCCTGCAGGCCGGCCGCGCCGAGCAGGCCCTGACCGTGCTGGATCACGCCGCCGGCGCGACGCAGATCATGGAGGCCGAGGTGTGGCACGCCACGCGCATCGCCGTGCTCGAAGCCCTCGGCCGCAGCGACGACGCCCAGGCGCACCGCTGGCTGGTGTTCGGCAGAACCCTCTCGATTCCGCTGCTGCGCGACTACCTCAGGCGGCTCGATGACTTCGCCGATGTAGAGGCGGAGGAGCGGGCGCTGGCGGTGGCGGAGGCGCATCCGCTGCGGCTGGCGGCACTGCAGTTCCTGGTGTTCTGGCCCTCCCTGCCGCGGGCGGCCCGGTTCGTGATCGAGCACTGGGAGGTCTGGGATGGCGACGCCTTCGAGATCTATGAACCCGCCGCCGAGCGCCTCAGCGCCGAGCATCCGGTGGCCGCGAGCCTGCTGCTGCGGGCGATGGTGGTGTTCGCCCTGTCGATGGGCCGCTCGAAGCGCTACCGCTACGCGGCCGAGCACCTGCGCCAGTGCGAGCGGCTCGCCGCCTGCATCGACGACTGGCAGGGGGTGGAGCCCCACAGCAGCTTCGCGGGGAGGCTGCGGGAGGCCTTCGGCCAGAAGTGGAGCTTCTGGCAGCTGCTGGAGCGCTGA
- a CDS encoding HAD-IC family P-type ATPase, with protein MPTAPLPALPQPHAEPISRVLELWGSDAVRGLSDAEAERRLQSHGPNTLTRRGGTPWWLRFVLQFNNPLLITLLVVGSVKLAQGHPRDALVIWSVTVINAVIGFVQESKAEDAIAALARSVQTEVEVVRDGRRRRLDSAQLVPGDLVSLQAGARVPADLRLLQCRNLQADESALTGESLPVGKGTTAVEAEAPLAERIGMAYAGSFVTAGQGLGLVVATGDRTQVGCISTSLQEQVDLTTPLTRKFARFSRTLLRAILVVAALTFLVGVVRGRGAEEMFDGAVALAVGAIPEELPAIVTITLAIGVHRMARRRAIIRRLPAVEALGSTTVICSDKTGTLTQNRMTVRHLYGGGALMAIEELWPANGSFSNVALQETVLAGLLCNDARPSTREGLVGDPTETALLAAAHSIGIDRQAAMDRHPRRDAIPFESEQQFMATLHGSERILLKGSVEAVLQRCSRQLDAAGRPRPLDRAAIEAAVARMAAQGERVLAFAIGQADPSLDQLEHRHVAADLDFLGLQGMLDPPRPEAIRAVAACQAAGIRVKMITGDHLETARAIALQLGIGRDLGQNAGPPPEVVAVDGPELATVDPDALAGLVDRVDVFARVAPAQKLQLVRALQANGEVVAMTGDGVNDAPALKQADIGIAMGEGGTEVARQAADMLLTDDNFATIEAAVEEGRTVYLNLRKTLAFVLPVNGGASMTILLSAVLGAPLPITALQVLWLNMICSLTMSLALAFEPIAPQLMVQPPRPPEQPLLTGGLIRRVLVVSLFNWAVIYGLFFWGQHHSGGLALARTMAVQGLVLAHLVYLVSISQLRRGLRTLPRLGWRALMQAPATLLAIAGTLAVQAVFSQTPAMNSFFGTAPLDLELLLICALPMLLMLPVAWLGEQLDPTDGAARPGPALPLSPK; from the coding sequence GGCGCGGCGGCACGCCCTGGTGGCTGCGGTTTGTGCTGCAGTTCAACAATCCGCTGCTGATCACCCTGCTCGTGGTGGGCAGCGTCAAGCTGGCCCAGGGCCATCCTCGCGATGCCCTGGTGATCTGGAGCGTCACGGTGATCAATGCCGTGATCGGTTTCGTGCAGGAGAGCAAGGCCGAGGATGCGATCGCTGCCCTGGCCCGCTCCGTGCAGACCGAGGTGGAGGTGGTGCGGGACGGCCGGCGCCGCCGTCTGGATTCCGCCCAGCTGGTTCCCGGCGACCTGGTGTCGCTGCAGGCCGGCGCACGGGTGCCGGCCGACCTGCGCCTGCTGCAATGCCGCAACCTGCAGGCCGATGAGTCCGCCCTGACCGGAGAGTCGCTGCCGGTGGGTAAGGGCACCACGGCCGTCGAAGCGGAGGCGCCGTTGGCCGAGCGGATCGGCATGGCCTACGCCGGCAGTTTCGTCACGGCTGGCCAGGGTCTGGGCCTTGTGGTGGCCACGGGTGACCGCACGCAGGTGGGCTGCATCTCCACCTCACTGCAGGAGCAGGTGGATCTCACCACCCCGCTCACCCGCAAGTTCGCGCGCTTCAGCCGCACCCTGCTCAGGGCGATTCTCGTGGTGGCCGCTCTCACGTTCCTGGTGGGGGTGGTGCGGGGGCGGGGTGCCGAGGAGATGTTCGATGGCGCCGTGGCCCTGGCCGTGGGGGCCATCCCGGAGGAGCTGCCGGCGATCGTCACGATCACCCTGGCGATCGGGGTGCACCGCATGGCGCGGCGTCGGGCGATCATTCGCCGCCTGCCGGCTGTGGAAGCCCTGGGCAGCACCACGGTGATCTGCTCCGACAAGACCGGCACACTCACCCAGAACCGGATGACGGTGCGCCACCTCTACGGCGGTGGTGCCCTCATGGCCATCGAGGAGCTCTGGCCGGCCAACGGCTCCTTCAGCAATGTGGCGCTTCAGGAGACCGTGCTGGCCGGATTGCTGTGCAATGACGCCCGGCCCAGTACGCGGGAGGGCCTGGTGGGGGATCCCACGGAAACGGCCCTGCTGGCGGCGGCCCATTCGATCGGCATCGATCGCCAGGCGGCCATGGACCGCCACCCGCGCCGAGACGCGATCCCGTTTGAATCCGAACAGCAGTTCATGGCCACCCTGCATGGCAGTGAGCGGATCCTGCTGAAGGGTTCCGTGGAGGCGGTGCTGCAGCGCTGCAGCCGTCAGCTCGATGCCGCCGGTCGGCCCCGGCCGCTCGATCGCGCTGCCATCGAAGCCGCCGTGGCGAGGATGGCGGCCCAGGGCGAGCGGGTGCTCGCCTTTGCCATCGGCCAGGCCGATCCCAGCCTCGACCAGCTGGAGCATCGCCACGTCGCGGCAGACCTCGATTTCCTCGGTCTCCAGGGGATGCTCGATCCGCCGCGTCCCGAGGCGATCCGGGCCGTGGCCGCCTGCCAGGCCGCGGGCATCCGGGTCAAGATGATCACCGGCGATCACCTCGAGACCGCCCGGGCGATCGCGCTCCAGCTTGGAATCGGCAGGGACCTGGGGCAGAACGCGGGGCCACCGCCGGAGGTGGTGGCCGTCGATGGACCGGAACTGGCGACAGTCGACCCCGATGCCCTGGCCGGATTGGTGGATCGCGTCGATGTGTTCGCGCGGGTGGCGCCCGCCCAGAAGCTGCAGCTGGTGCGTGCCCTTCAGGCCAACGGCGAGGTGGTGGCGATGACCGGTGACGGCGTCAACGACGCCCCGGCCCTCAAGCAGGCGGACATCGGCATTGCCATGGGGGAAGGCGGCACCGAAGTGGCGCGGCAGGCGGCGGACATGCTCCTTACCGATGACAACTTCGCCACGATCGAGGCGGCGGTGGAGGAGGGGCGCACGGTCTACCTCAACCTGCGCAAGACCCTGGCCTTCGTGCTGCCGGTGAATGGTGGCGCCTCGATGACGATCCTGCTGTCCGCCGTGCTGGGTGCCCCTCTGCCGATCACGGCGCTGCAGGTGCTCTGGCTCAACATGATCTGCTCGCTGACGATGTCGCTGGCCCTGGCGTTCGAGCCGATCGCTCCGCAGCTGATGGTCCAGCCGCCGCGCCCCCCCGAGCAGCCCCTGCTCACCGGCGGCCTGATCCGTCGCGTGCTGGTGGTTTCGCTGTTCAACTGGGCGGTGATCTACGGGCTGTTCTTCTGGGGTCAGCATCACAGCGGCGGACTGGCCCTGGCCCGCACCATGGCCGTGCAGGGCCTGGTGCTGGCCCACCTGGTGTATCTGGTGAGCATCAGCCAGCTGCGCCGTGGTCTGAGGACCCTGCCCCGGCTGGGTTGGCGTGCGCTGATGCAGGCACCCGCCACCCTGCTGGCAATCGCCGGCACGCTGGCCGTGCAGGCTGTGTTCAGTCAGACGCCGGCGATGAACAGCTTCTTCGGCACGGCGCCGCTGGATCTGGAACTGCTTCTGATCTGCGCGCTGCCCATGCTGCTGATGCTGCCGGTGGCCTGGCTGGGCGAACAGCTCGATCCCACCGATGGAGCCGCGCGGCCCGGGCCTGCGCTCCCGCTTTCACCGAAGTGA
- a CDS encoding iron uptake porin, with protein MTPMQRWALAPMALGFLVPLSGQAAELNLAGVNAYATREQVTSISQFSDVRPTDWAYQALSNLIERYGCVAGYPNGTFKGGQAMSRYEAAALLNACLDRISEVTDELRTLMAEFEKELAVLRGRVDGLEAKVGELESTQFSTTTKLSGQATFVLGANSFGGSADALVDGSRELYGATTFNYDLQLTFDTSFSGKDLLRTNLRGGNFAASSFGGAGPSSLSQLEVAFQEDLGGADGRDVVAIDRLFYQFPLGDFTFSIGGRIGQEDMLAIWPSVYPAETVLDVLTLGGAPAAYNKNLGAGAGVWWQKNGFAISANYVAANGDVGSPADGGIATAGSGGTGTVQVGYSQENWGLAAIYSSIQNGNDLIVYGTNFALSSFSNPGTTSAFGLSGYWQPARAGWIPSISAGWGVNSTSYDSGVASDGLVTTSQSWSVGLQWQDVFAAGNALGMGVGQPTFATSLEGGATPNDGNVVWEWWYKFQVTDNIAITPALFYLSRPLGGDTPSGESFRQLGGLVKTSFRF; from the coding sequence ATGACACCTATGCAGCGCTGGGCCCTGGCACCGATGGCCCTGGGGTTCCTGGTCCCGCTGTCAGGCCAGGCCGCCGAGCTGAATCTTGCCGGGGTCAATGCCTACGCCACCAGGGAGCAGGTGACCTCGATCAGCCAGTTCTCGGATGTGCGTCCGACGGACTGGGCGTATCAGGCGCTGAGCAACCTGATCGAGCGCTACGGCTGCGTGGCGGGCTATCCCAACGGCACCTTCAAGGGGGGGCAGGCGATGAGCCGCTACGAGGCCGCGGCCCTGCTGAATGCCTGCCTCGATCGCATCAGCGAGGTGACCGACGAGCTCAGGACGCTGATGGCGGAGTTCGAGAAGGAGCTGGCGGTGCTGCGCGGCCGGGTCGATGGCCTGGAGGCCAAGGTGGGAGAGCTGGAGAGCACCCAGTTCTCGACCACCACCAAGCTGTCGGGCCAGGCCACCTTCGTGCTGGGCGCTAACAGCTTCGGCGGCAGCGCCGATGCACTGGTGGACGGCAGCCGGGAGCTCTATGGAGCCACCACGTTCAACTACGACCTGCAGCTGACGTTCGACACCAGCTTCAGCGGTAAGGATCTGCTGCGCACCAACCTGCGCGGCGGCAATTTTGCCGCCAGCAGCTTCGGGGGGGCGGGGCCCAGCAGCCTGTCGCAGCTGGAGGTGGCGTTCCAGGAGGATCTCGGCGGCGCCGATGGCCGTGATGTGGTGGCGATCGATCGTCTCTTCTATCAGTTCCCGCTCGGCGATTTCACCTTCAGCATCGGCGGCCGCATCGGTCAGGAGGACATGCTGGCGATCTGGCCGAGCGTGTATCCGGCTGAAACGGTGCTGGATGTGCTCACCCTCGGCGGTGCACCGGCGGCCTACAACAAGAACCTCGGCGCCGGCGCCGGGGTGTGGTGGCAGAAGAACGGCTTTGCGATCAGCGCCAACTATGTGGCCGCCAACGGGGATGTGGGATCACCGGCAGACGGTGGCATCGCCACGGCGGGATCCGGGGGAACCGGCACGGTGCAGGTGGGCTACAGCCAGGAGAACTGGGGCCTGGCGGCGATCTATTCGTCGATCCAGAACGGCAACGACCTGATTGTCTATGGCACCAACTTCGCGCTGAGCAGCTTCAGCAACCCCGGCACCACCTCGGCCTTCGGGCTGAGCGGCTACTGGCAACCGGCCAGGGCGGGCTGGATCCCCTCGATCAGCGCCGGCTGGGGCGTGAACAGCACCAGCTATGACAGCGGTGTCGCCAGCGACGGCCTGGTGACGACCAGCCAGTCGTGGAGCGTGGGCCTGCAGTGGCAGGACGTGTTTGCGGCGGGCAACGCGCTGGGGATGGGGGTGGGACAGCCCACCTTCGCGACGAGCCTGGAGGGTGGCGCCACACCGAATGACGGCAACGTCGTCTGGGAGTGGTGGTACAAGTTCCAGGTGACGGACAACATCGCCATCACGCCGGCACTGTTCTATCTGAGCCGGCCGCTGGGAGGAGACACGCCGAGCGGCGAGAGCTTCCGGCAGCTGGGCGGCCTGGTGAAGACCTCCTTCCGGTTCTGA
- a CDS encoding permease, producing the protein MRLATAWALFQGLLIEALPFLFIGVLIASLARWWSPGGEWLRRLPPHPVLGPLSGAALGFALPACECGNVPVARRMLVGGAPMGSALGFLFAAPVLNPIVLLSTWAAFPDQPWMLVARPLGAVLLALALALLLRQLPEGELLQDDLLEERRLHQPLASVSLLERGSGVIGLPVGATPAPARVIRPPWSEVLRHGSREFISLALLLVIGCAIAASVQTLLPREWLLAVGGAPTLSILALMLLSLVVSVCSSVDAFLALGFAAHVTPGALLAFLLLGPVIDLKLVGLLGLLLRPRALLLTSAGAVLVVLLIGQWVNLWRL; encoded by the coding sequence GTGCGACTGGCCACGGCCTGGGCCCTGTTCCAGGGGCTGCTGATCGAAGCGCTGCCGTTTCTGTTCATCGGCGTGCTGATCGCCTCCCTGGCCCGGTGGTGGAGTCCCGGGGGCGAGTGGCTGCGGCGGCTGCCGCCCCATCCCGTGCTCGGGCCCCTCAGCGGCGCGGCGCTCGGCTTCGCCCTGCCGGCCTGTGAGTGCGGCAATGTGCCGGTGGCGCGCCGCATGCTGGTGGGCGGTGCACCGATGGGCAGCGCCCTGGGATTTCTGTTCGCCGCGCCGGTGCTCAACCCGATCGTGCTCCTGAGCACCTGGGCCGCCTTCCCCGATCAACCCTGGATGCTGGTGGCCCGCCCGCTCGGTGCGGTGCTGCTGGCCCTGGCCCTGGCCCTGCTGCTGCGACAGCTTCCGGAGGGAGAACTGCTGCAGGACGATCTGCTGGAGGAGCGGCGCCTGCATCAACCCCTGGCGAGCGTGAGCCTGCTCGAGCGCGGTTCGGGGGTGATCGGTCTGCCGGTCGGCGCGACGCCTGCTCCGGCCCGGGTGATCAGGCCCCCCTGGAGCGAGGTGCTGCGCCATGGCAGCCGCGAATTCATCAGCCTGGCGCTGCTGCTGGTGATCGGCTGTGCGATCGCCGCCTCGGTGCAGACCCTGCTGCCGCGCGAGTGGCTGCTGGCGGTGGGGGGTGCCCCGACCCTTTCGATCCTGGCGCTGATGCTGCTCAGCCTGGTGGTGTCGGTGTGCTCCAGCGTCGATGCCTTCCTGGCCCTGGGGTTCGCCGCGCATGTCACCCCCGGGGCCCTGCTCGCCTTTCTGCTTCTCGGTCCGGTGATCGATCTCAAGCTCGTGGGCCTGCTCGGGTTGCTGCTGCGACCCCGCGCCCTGCTGCTCACCAGCGCCGGTGCCGTGCTGGTGGTCCTGCTCATCGGTCAGTGGGTGAACCTGTGGCGTCTCTGA
- a CDS encoding TIGR03943 family protein, translated as MIRAAVLGLWAAVLLRSSVDGRLDLLLRAAFHPLVLVAGLALLLIALLQLVLGWKQRSVAAERTGLRRDRRQALFSAAIALLLLAVPPAPSFADLARQRPADDTVTESLSFVLPPAQRSLTDWVRLLRQQPDPQLHAGDPVRISGFVLPMPDQPPQLARLLVRCCLADATPVGLPVRWPANAPSPVADTWLAIEGRMQVEGDHVVVVPDRIRPIPRPARPLEP; from the coding sequence CTGATCCGTGCTGCCGTTCTGGGCCTGTGGGCCGCCGTGCTGCTGCGCAGCAGCGTCGACGGCCGGCTTGATCTGCTGTTGCGCGCTGCCTTCCATCCCCTGGTCCTTGTGGCAGGACTCGCCCTGCTGCTGATCGCCCTGCTTCAGCTGGTGCTGGGCTGGAAGCAGCGGTCGGTCGCCGCCGAGCGGACCGGGCTGCGGCGCGATCGGCGCCAGGCCCTCTTCAGTGCCGCCATCGCCCTGCTTCTGCTGGCGGTGCCTCCCGCACCCTCCTTCGCGGATCTGGCCCGCCAGCGGCCAGCCGACGACACCGTGACGGAATCCCTCAGCTTCGTGCTGCCGCCGGCCCAGCGCAGCCTCACGGACTGGGTGCGGCTGCTGCGCCAGCAGCCCGACCCACAGCTGCATGCGGGCGATCCGGTGCGCATCAGCGGCTTCGTGCTGCCGATGCCGGACCAGCCGCCCCAGCTGGCGCGGTTGCTGGTGCGCTGCTGCCTGGCCGATGCCACTCCCGTGGGGCTGCCGGTTCGCTGGCCCGCCAACGCACCATCCCCTGTCGCCGACACCTGGCTGGCGATCGAGGGCCGCATGCAGGTGGAGGGAGACCATGTGGTGGTGGTGCCCGACCGGATCCGACCCATCCCGAGGCCGGCCCGGCCGCTCGAGCCATGA
- a CDS encoding ferritin, which yields MKELTRAINDHLASEFQASHTYLAMSIWLREKDLAGFSTYMLDKSNEERGHAARMIAYLVDSDEQVELPTVEAPERPWSSVQQLFDAVYELEKRVTASINRLYGIAEQQGERSATAMLDWFVAEQLQEEAEARFVCKRLRLAADNSAALLLLDQQFLEGTALSHVKGGLSANGGTAEA from the coding sequence ATGAAGGAACTCACCCGCGCGATCAACGACCACCTGGCGTCGGAGTTCCAGGCCAGCCACACCTATCTGGCGATGTCGATCTGGCTGCGGGAAAAGGATCTCGCCGGCTTCTCCACCTACATGCTCGACAAGAGCAACGAGGAGCGCGGCCATGCCGCACGCATGATCGCCTATCTGGTGGACAGCGACGAACAGGTGGAGCTGCCGACCGTGGAGGCACCCGAGCGCCCGTGGAGCTCGGTGCAGCAGCTGTTCGATGCCGTCTACGAGCTCGAGAAGCGCGTCACCGCTTCGATCAACCGCCTCTATGGCATCGCCGAGCAGCAGGGGGAGCGCAGCGCCACGGCGATGCTCGACTGGTTCGTGGCCGAGCAGCTGCAGGAGGAGGCCGAAGCCCGCTTCGTCTGCAAGCGCCTGCGTCTCGCCGCTGACAACAGCGCCGCCCTGCTGCTGCTCGATCAGCAGTTCCTCGAAGGCACCGCCCTCAGTCACGTCAAGGGGGGCCTGAGCGCCAACGGCGGCACAGCCGAGGCCTGA